The Candidatus Neomarinimicrobiota bacterium genome contains the following window.
TTTTTTCTTTCGATGACGCGTCGAAAATGGATCGCAGCCGTCATTACATCAGTCCGAAAGTAAACAGAGCTGAAAAAAATCTCACAAAGGGGCCGATGAACATCCAGAATATTGAGACTCCGGTGAGAAATCCAAACAGGATTATCCCCATGAGGGCGTAAGGCCCGTAATATTCGAACCGGTCCGCCATATGCTCATACTGATACGGTAGAACACCTCGCAACACTTTCGATCCATCCAAGGGCGGAATGGGAAGCAGATTGAAGATCGCCAGCGCCAGGTTAATCTGTAAGCTATAGATCAACATATTGCCCACGAAGGCTCCCCCCTCAAAGGCAAGAAAGCCCGATCCAAGAAAACTGGTCAGTAGAACTCCGGACGCGAAAGCAAGAATCATGTTTGCAGCTGGACCGGCAATCGCGACCCATAGCATATCACGTTTCGGATCACTGAAATAGCGAGGATCCACC
Protein-coding sequences here:
- a CDS encoding site-2 protease family protein; protein product: MSEILLLAPPILLALTCHEYAHGWMAMKLGDPTAKMHGRLTLNPISHLDPIGTLMLFLVHFGWAKPVPVDPRYFSDPKRDMLWVAIAGPAANMILAFASGVLLTSFLGSGFLAFEGGAFVGNMLIYSLQINLALAIFNLLPIPPLDGSKVLRGVLPYQYEHMADRFEYYGPYALMGIILFGFLTGVSIFWMFIGPFVRFFSALFTFGLM